Proteins encoded within one genomic window of Saccharopolyspora pogona:
- a CDS encoding helix-turn-helix domain-containing protein, translating into MAGALNQLKRRSGYSDEQIGNRAHPGRSTVHRYCSGQSVAASFGTVEEIAKICGADRDELSRLYRLWE; encoded by the coding sequence CTGGCGGGCGCGCTCAACCAACTGAAACGCCGCAGCGGCTACAGCGACGAGCAGATCGGCAACCGCGCGCATCCCGGCCGGTCGACCGTGCACCGGTACTGCAGCGGGCAGAGCGTGGCGGCCAGCTTCGGCACCGTCGAGGAGATCGCCAAGATCTGCGGCGCCGACCGCGACGAGTTGTCCAGGCTCTACCGGCTGTGGGAGTAG
- a CDS encoding IS630 family transposase, with product MIAGVRDARRLSPEAQEDLRRRVVAAVHGGMSQVEAARVFAVAPQSVSRWVQAWRKRGSKGLTGRRRGRKSGEQKALSARRQRKLRYAVAEHTPATFGLAGLVWTRKTVAELIRVRHGIVLNLRTVGNYLRSWGLSPQKPIRKAYEQDPESVRRWLEEDYLAIAARARREGALILWLDQTGIRSDATVARTWAPAGQTPVVGKTGKRFSVNAMCAIGNKGELYFTVYTGSFNGKVFLSFLDRLTRHLDRKVHLIVDGHPVHRRKTIQQWITKHAEAIAMHFLPGYSPELNPDELLNADLKRTVSTSTAPKTRAELKQAVRSFLHRLQKLPDRVRSYFGKPEVRYAA from the coding sequence ATGATCGCTGGTGTGCGGGACGCGCGGAGGTTGTCGCCTGAGGCGCAGGAGGATTTGCGGCGCAGGGTGGTCGCTGCTGTTCATGGTGGGATGAGTCAGGTCGAGGCGGCCCGGGTGTTCGCGGTGGCCCCGCAGTCGGTGTCCAGATGGGTGCAGGCGTGGCGGAAACGTGGCTCGAAGGGTCTCACCGGGCGTCGCCGGGGTCGCAAGTCCGGCGAGCAGAAAGCGTTGAGTGCCCGCCGGCAGCGCAAGCTGCGGTATGCGGTGGCCGAGCACACCCCGGCCACGTTCGGGCTGGCCGGCCTGGTGTGGACCCGCAAGACAGTGGCCGAGCTGATCCGGGTGCGCCACGGCATCGTGTTGAACCTGCGCACCGTCGGCAACTACCTGCGTTCCTGGGGATTGTCGCCGCAGAAACCGATCCGCAAGGCCTACGAACAGGACCCCGAGTCCGTACGCCGATGGCTGGAGGAGGACTACCTGGCCATCGCCGCCCGCGCCCGCCGCGAGGGCGCACTGATCCTGTGGCTGGATCAGACCGGGATCCGCTCCGACGCCACCGTGGCCCGCACCTGGGCACCGGCGGGCCAGACACCGGTGGTGGGCAAAACGGGTAAACGATTCAGCGTGAACGCGATGTGCGCGATCGGGAACAAAGGCGAGCTGTACTTCACCGTCTACACCGGCTCGTTCAACGGCAAGGTGTTCCTGTCGTTCCTGGACCGGCTGACCCGCCATCTGGACCGCAAGGTCCACCTGATCGTTGACGGACACCCCGTCCACCGCCGCAAGACTATCCAGCAATGGATCACCAAGCACGCTGAGGCGATCGCGATGCACTTCCTGCCGGGATACAGCCCCGAACTCAACCCCGACGAGCTACTCAATGCCGACCTCAAACGCACCGTTTCCACCAGCACAGCCCCCAAAACCCGCGCCGAGTTAAAACAAGCGGTCCGCTCCTTCCTCCACCGGCTCCAGAAGCTGCCCGACCGAGTTCGCTCCTACTTCGGCAAACCCGAAGTTCGCTACGCCGCCTAA
- a CDS encoding DUF3558 family protein, whose translation MADTHLSGDLGAAVGFGGAGAALSAIRQENDQLAQQISVRFDRTEVDGRPAVVTVDKGSVQARICSARFDAGEGSIIITLREETDQGLDECAEAVKIAEVVAPRMPR comes from the coding sequence GTGGCGGACACACACTTATCGGGAGACCTGGGGGCGGCTGTTGGTTTCGGCGGTGCCGGTGCGGCGCTGAGCGCGATCAGGCAGGAGAACGATCAGCTGGCCCAGCAGATCTCGGTGAGGTTCGATCGCACTGAGGTCGATGGTAGGCCCGCAGTGGTGACAGTGGACAAGGGCTCCGTCCAGGCACGGATCTGTTCGGCGAGGTTCGACGCGGGTGAGGGCTCGATCATCATCACCTTGCGGGAGGAGACCGATCAGGGGCTTGACGAGTGCGCTGAAGCGGTGAAGATCGCTGAAGTTGTTGCGCCTCGGATGCCGAGGTAG
- a CDS encoding GreA/GreB family elongation factor, producing MGGEESAVGRARLTEEIRTLRARRQQLVDELRQSDDPGDRGDAAQEVQGGDELVAIDDRIAELEGLLAGGQPDVGGLAPGTEVSLRQPDGTTQDFRVVAIPEEIAPGEEDTSLTSDSPLGLALAGSHPGETVDFPTPEGKTRVEVISIRPPS from the coding sequence ATGGGTGGCGAGGAATCGGCGGTGGGTCGGGCTCGGTTGACCGAGGAGATCCGCACGTTGCGCGCGCGGCGGCAGCAGCTGGTCGACGAGTTGAGGCAGAGCGACGACCCCGGGGACCGCGGCGACGCCGCGCAGGAGGTGCAGGGCGGCGATGAGCTCGTCGCGATCGACGACCGCATCGCCGAGCTGGAGGGGCTGCTGGCCGGTGGGCAGCCCGACGTCGGAGGACTGGCGCCCGGTACCGAAGTGAGCCTGCGGCAGCCCGACGGCACGACGCAGGACTTCCGGGTGGTGGCCATCCCGGAGGAGATCGCGCCGGGCGAGGAGGACACCTCGCTGACCTCCGACAGTCCGCTGGGGCTGGCGCTGGCCGGCAGCCACCCGGGGGAGACGGTCGATTTCCCGACCCCGGAAGGCAAAACCCGGGTCGAGGTGATCAGCATCCGGCCGCCGAGCTGA
- a CDS encoding Clp protease N-terminal domain-containing protein has protein sequence MADSVEFSGQVRLDDLIQSIKKAHGDALDQLTDAVIAAEHLGEVADHLIGHFVDQARRSGASWTEIGKSMGVSKQAAQKRFVPKGHAAGFDPSQGFGRFTPRARNVVVLAQNAARDAGNVEILPEHLVLGLLGEPDGIAAQVIVAQGVTLEAVRAAVTAALPPAADEAPQILPFDGSARKALELTFREALRLGHNYIGTEHILLALLENEDGNGVLSGLGIDKAAAEASITAALAAVVAQMKK, from the coding sequence ATGGCTGATTCAGTTGAGTTCTCCGGTCAGGTTCGGCTCGACGACCTGATCCAGTCCATCAAGAAGGCGCACGGCGACGCCCTCGACCAGCTCACCGACGCCGTCATCGCGGCCGAGCACCTCGGGGAGGTCGCGGACCACCTGATCGGGCACTTCGTCGACCAGGCCCGGCGTTCAGGCGCTTCCTGGACCGAGATCGGGAAGAGCATGGGCGTCTCGAAGCAGGCCGCGCAGAAGCGGTTCGTGCCGAAGGGCCACGCAGCGGGTTTCGACCCCAGCCAGGGATTCGGCCGGTTCACCCCTCGGGCCCGCAACGTCGTGGTGCTGGCGCAGAACGCGGCGCGCGACGCGGGCAACGTCGAGATCCTGCCCGAGCACCTGGTGCTGGGGCTGCTCGGCGAGCCCGATGGGATCGCCGCGCAGGTGATCGTCGCGCAAGGGGTGACGCTGGAGGCCGTCCGGGCGGCCGTTACCGCCGCGCTGCCGCCTGCGGCCGACGAGGCGCCGCAGATCCTCCCGTTCGACGGGTCGGCGCGGAAGGCGCTGGAGCTCACCTTCCGCGAGGCCCTGCGGCTCGGCCACAACTACATCGGCACCGAGCACATCCTGCTCGCGCTGCTGGAAAACGAGGACGGCAACGGCGTCCTCTCCGGGCTCGGCATCGACAAGGCCGCCGCTGAGGCCAGCATCACCGCCGCGCTCGCCGCCGTCGTTGCCCAGATGAAGAAATGA
- a CDS encoding VOC family protein, which yields MVDRAERLGGECAVPAWKIPGLGKMAVVRDLDGNRIGRWERRAAGRLKPHVVGQFRPGTLPAADDLGSALASGSTSRIAWPATRVMATSVSTVPLKNGGFPMSQIS from the coding sequence GTGGTCGACCGGGCCGAACGGCTCGGCGGTGAGTGCGCGGTACCGGCCTGGAAGATCCCCGGGCTCGGCAAGATGGCCGTCGTCCGGGACCTGGACGGCAACCGCATCGGCCGCTGGGAGCGCCGAGCTGCCGGAAGGCTCAAGCCACACGTTGTCGGGCAGTTCCGCCCGGGAACCCTGCCCGCAGCCGACGATCTGGGCTCCGCCTTGGCGTCCGGGTCCACCTCGCGGATCGCCTGGCCTGCGACGCGGGTCATGGCCACCAGCGTCTCCACGGTGCCGTTGAAGAACGGCGGATTTCCGATGTCCCAGATCTCGTAG
- a CDS encoding NADPH-dependent FMN reductase — MSEDVLRLGIIVGSTREGRFAGTVSGWFADLARQHPGLEVDVIDLAELDLPSVHPADLTPELLAYTARLAVSDAFVVVTPEYNHGYPASLKYAIDSAHAEWQTKPVGFVSYGGISGGLRAVEQLRQVFAELHAVTVRETVSFHGVHDCFDESGSPKDDTGPAGAAKLMLDQVIWWAHAAKEARIRRPYR; from the coding sequence ATGTCCGAAGACGTGTTGCGCTTGGGGATCATCGTCGGCAGCACCAGGGAGGGCCGCTTCGCCGGGACGGTTTCCGGTTGGTTCGCCGACCTGGCGAGGCAGCACCCGGGGCTGGAGGTCGACGTCATCGACCTCGCCGAGCTCGACCTGCCGTCGGTGCACCCGGCCGACCTCACCCCGGAACTGCTGGCCTACACCGCCCGGCTGGCCGTCTCGGACGCGTTCGTGGTGGTCACCCCGGAGTACAACCACGGCTATCCGGCATCGCTGAAGTACGCCATCGACTCCGCGCACGCGGAGTGGCAGACCAAACCGGTCGGATTCGTCTCCTACGGCGGGATTTCGGGTGGCCTGCGGGCGGTCGAGCAGCTCCGCCAGGTCTTCGCGGAGCTGCACGCGGTGACCGTGCGCGAAACCGTTAGCTTCCACGGCGTCCACGACTGCTTCGATGAGTCTGGTAGCCCCAAGGACGACACGGGCCCGGCGGGCGCGGCCAAGTTGATGCTGGACCAGGTCATCTGGTGGGCGCACGCGGCGAAGGAGGCGCGGATCCGGCGTCCGTACCGATGA
- a CDS encoding indolepyruvate ferredoxin oxidoreductase family protein, translated as MASITTRGSATKEFDMAAYTLDDRYLQESGTVYVTGVQALVRLLFDRIRHDRRAGYRTAAFVSGYEGSPLAGFDLELARRSKLLADHDVVHRPGLNEELAATSVMGSQLTEGLGTQRPDGVVGVWYGKAPGLDRASDALRHANLAGANPRGGAVALVGDDPNAKSSTVPAASEAALADLAMPVFFPADSQDLLDFGLHAVELSRASGLWTSLKVVANVADAAGTAVVAPTWTAPAIPAELKPYSHRPSARLLGAELAVLEHSLHNLRLPLAVEYLRRSGVNQVVRSGPADRIGIVAAGKSYLDIRQALRALGLDDADLARYGIRLLKLGAIYPLDPQLVRDFATGLSEIVVVEEKRSFLETAIKEILYGRPDAPAVHGKKGPDGGTLFTELGELDPDRIAKGLAGRLTAHGEVEPINAWRQRRRRERIAVPLLARTPYFCSGCPHNSSTKVPEGTVVGAGIGCHTMALFMDADQVGDVVGITQMGGEGTQWIGMSPFVGTEHFVQNIGDGTFTHSGSLAVRATVAAGVNITYKLLHNSAVAMTGGQDAVGALPLARLAEALLLEGVAKVIVTSDAPKRLNGKLPRGVEIRHRDDLLRVQEELAAVPGVTVLIHDQECAAEKRRKRRRGKQPTPAQKVLINERVCEGCGDCGAKSNCLSVQPTATEFGRKTQIHQSSCNVDYSCLAGDCPSFLTVVPSGRTARREISEVSTGELPEPERGAGDFTVRITGIGGTGVVTVTQILATAAVIDGRQVRTLDQIGLAQKGGAVVSDLKITAEPVAQAPKLAAGECDLYLGCDLLVSADPVHLAAADAGRTTAVVSTTEVPTGRMVVDTAVSFPVQSGIRSALDDATARTFYLDARGLAEQLFDDDQFANILQLGAAYQAGSLQLSAESIERAIELNGTAVAANIQAFRRGRQAIADPDALQAEITPPPAKPREPSAAARRVRALVRAAEGSELARLLDIRIPDLVDYHDEDYARTYAEFVEEVRGRGVDAVTEAVARNLYKLMAYKDEYEVARLSLDEKLLADVEAQFGAGSRFAFRLHPPVLRALGMNRKISLGPWFRHVLRLLRAARKVRGTRLDPFGYAKVRRVERELIDEYRKMIAEALATPDHPALLELAELPDMVRGYEEIKLANVTAYRERQSELRKSLEARPVGAAS; from the coding sequence GTGGCGTCGATCACGACCCGCGGGTCCGCGACAAAGGAGTTCGACATGGCCGCCTACACCCTGGACGACCGCTACCTCCAGGAATCGGGCACCGTCTACGTGACCGGGGTGCAGGCCCTGGTGCGGCTGTTGTTCGACCGGATCCGCCACGACCGCCGCGCCGGGTACCGCACCGCGGCTTTCGTCTCCGGCTACGAGGGCTCGCCGCTGGCCGGGTTCGACCTGGAGCTGGCCCGCCGCTCGAAGCTGCTCGCCGATCACGACGTGGTCCACCGGCCGGGCCTGAACGAGGAGCTGGCCGCGACGTCGGTGATGGGCAGCCAGCTCACCGAAGGCCTCGGCACGCAGCGCCCGGACGGGGTGGTGGGCGTCTGGTACGGCAAGGCACCGGGCCTGGACCGGGCCAGCGACGCGCTGCGCCACGCCAATCTCGCGGGCGCGAACCCGCGCGGCGGCGCGGTCGCGCTCGTCGGCGACGACCCGAACGCGAAGTCCTCGACGGTTCCGGCGGCCTCGGAGGCGGCGCTCGCGGACCTGGCGATGCCGGTGTTCTTCCCGGCGGACTCGCAGGACCTGCTCGATTTCGGGCTGCACGCGGTGGAGCTGTCGCGGGCCAGCGGATTGTGGACGTCGCTGAAGGTCGTCGCCAACGTGGCGGATGCGGCCGGAACAGCGGTTGTGGCGCCGACCTGGACCGCACCCGCGATCCCGGCCGAGTTGAAGCCGTACTCGCACCGCCCCAGCGCCCGCCTGCTCGGCGCCGAGCTCGCTGTGTTGGAGCACAGTCTGCACAACCTCCGTCTGCCGCTGGCGGTCGAGTACCTCCGGCGCAGTGGCGTCAACCAGGTGGTGCGCTCGGGCCCGGCGGACCGGATCGGCATCGTGGCGGCCGGGAAGTCCTATTTGGACATCCGGCAGGCGCTGCGCGCGCTCGGCCTCGACGACGCGGACCTGGCCCGGTACGGGATCCGGCTGCTCAAGCTCGGCGCGATCTACCCGCTCGACCCGCAGCTGGTCCGGGACTTCGCGACCGGTTTGAGCGAGATCGTGGTGGTCGAGGAGAAGCGCTCGTTCCTCGAAACGGCGATCAAGGAGATCCTCTACGGCCGCCCAGACGCCCCGGCCGTCCACGGCAAGAAGGGGCCGGACGGCGGCACCCTGTTCACCGAGCTCGGCGAGCTCGACCCGGACCGCATCGCCAAGGGTCTGGCCGGGCGCCTGACCGCGCACGGCGAGGTGGAGCCGATCAACGCCTGGCGGCAGCGCCGCCGCCGCGAACGCATCGCCGTGCCGCTGCTGGCGCGCACGCCGTACTTTTGCTCGGGCTGCCCGCACAACTCGTCGACGAAGGTGCCGGAAGGGACCGTGGTGGGCGCCGGGATCGGCTGCCACACGATGGCGCTGTTCATGGACGCCGACCAGGTCGGCGACGTCGTCGGCATCACGCAAATGGGCGGCGAGGGCACCCAGTGGATCGGCATGTCGCCGTTCGTCGGCACCGAGCACTTCGTGCAGAACATCGGCGACGGCACTTTCACGCACTCCGGCAGCCTCGCCGTCCGCGCGACCGTCGCCGCCGGGGTCAACATCACCTACAAGCTGCTGCACAACTCGGCGGTGGCGATGACCGGCGGCCAGGACGCGGTCGGGGCGCTTCCGCTGGCGCGGCTGGCGGAAGCGCTGCTGCTGGAAGGCGTCGCCAAGGTCATCGTCACCAGCGACGCGCCAAAGCGGTTGAACGGCAAGCTGCCCCGGGGCGTCGAGATCCGGCACCGCGATGATCTGCTGCGCGTGCAGGAAGAACTGGCCGCTGTCCCCGGCGTCACGGTGCTCATCCACGACCAGGAATGCGCGGCCGAGAAGCGTCGCAAGCGCCGCCGGGGCAAGCAGCCCACGCCGGCGCAGAAGGTGCTGATCAACGAGCGGGTGTGCGAGGGCTGCGGGGATTGCGGCGCCAAGTCCAACTGCCTGTCCGTGCAGCCCACCGCCACCGAGTTCGGCCGAAAGACGCAGATCCACCAGTCCTCGTGCAACGTCGACTACTCCTGTCTGGCCGGCGACTGCCCGTCGTTTTTGACCGTGGTGCCCAGCGGCCGCACGGCCCGCCGCGAGATCAGCGAGGTCAGCACCGGCGAACTGCCCGAGCCGGAGCGCGGCGCGGGCGACTTCACCGTCCGCATCACCGGCATCGGCGGCACCGGCGTCGTCACCGTCACGCAGATCCTCGCGACGGCGGCGGTGATCGACGGCCGGCAGGTACGCACGCTCGACCAGATCGGCCTCGCGCAGAAGGGCGGCGCTGTCGTCTCCGATCTCAAGATCACGGCGGAACCCGTTGCGCAGGCGCCGAAACTGGCCGCCGGCGAATGCGACCTGTACCTGGGTTGCGACCTGCTGGTATCGGCCGACCCGGTGCACCTCGCCGCGGCCGATGCCGGCCGGACGACGGCGGTGGTGTCCACCACCGAGGTCCCGACCGGCCGGATGGTCGTGGACACCGCCGTCTCGTTCCCGGTGCAGTCGGGCATCCGGTCCGCCCTCGACGACGCGACCGCGCGGACGTTCTACCTGGATGCGCGCGGCCTCGCCGAGCAGCTGTTCGACGACGACCAGTTCGCCAACATCCTGCAGCTGGGCGCGGCGTACCAGGCCGGTTCGCTGCAGCTGTCGGCGGAGAGCATCGAGCGGGCGATCGAGCTGAACGGAACTGCGGTGGCGGCCAACATCCAGGCGTTCCGCCGCGGCCGCCAGGCGATCGCGGACCCCGACGCGCTGCAGGCCGAGATCACTCCGCCGCCGGCGAAGCCCCGCGAGCCCAGCGCCGCGGCGCGCCGGGTGCGGGCGCTGGTCAGGGCCGCAGAGGGCTCGGAACTGGCGCGGCTGCTGGACATCCGGATCCCGGACCTCGTCGACTACCACGACGAGGACTACGCGCGGACGTACGCGGAGTTCGTCGAGGAGGTGCGCGGGCGCGGAGTCGATGCGGTGACCGAAGCGGTGGCACGCAACCTCTACAAGCTGATGGCCTACAAGGACGAGTACGAGGTCGCCCGGCTCTCGCTCGACGAGAAGCTGCTGGCCGACGTCGAAGCCCAGTTCGGCGCGGGCTCCCGGTTCGCCTTCCGGCTGCACCCGCCGGTGCTGCGCGCGCTCGGCATGAACCGGAAGATCAGCCTCGGCCCCTGGTTCCGCCACGTGCTGCGCCTGCTGCGCGCGGCGCGGAAGGTCCGCGGCACCCGCCTGGACCCGTTCGGCTACGCCAAGGTCCGCCGCGTCGAGCGAGAACTGATCGACGAGTACCGGAAGATGATCGCGGAGGCGCTGGCAACGCCGGACCACCCGGCGCTGCTGGAACTCGCGGAGCTCCCGGACATGGTCCGCGGCTACGAGGAGATCAAGCTCGCGAACGTCACGGCCTACCGCGAACGCCAGTCGGAACTGCGGAAGTCCCTGGAGGCCAGGCCGGTAGGCGCCGCATCGTGA
- a CDS encoding pantoate--beta-alanine ligase yields MKLVRTIAEIRDFVREARAKGCRVGFVPTMGAFHAGHESLMQAAGRECDVVVVSLFVIDPGGKCVMLGGVANFGFAEVGANSVGQLLEPVEEGADRLF; encoded by the coding sequence ATGAAGTTAGTGCGCACGATCGCTGAGATCCGGGACTTCGTGAGAGAAGCACGGGCCAAGGGATGCCGTGTCGGTTTCGTTCCCACCATGGGCGCGTTCCACGCTGGGCATGAATCCCTGATGCAGGCTGCGGGGCGCGAGTGCGACGTAGTGGTCGTTTCCCTGTTCGTTATTGATCCGGGTGGCAAATGTGTGATGTTAGGCGGCGTAGCGAACTTCGGGTTTGCCGAAGTAGGAGCGAACTCGGTCGGGCAGCTTCTGGAGCCGGTGGAGGAAGGAGCGGACCGCTTGTTTTAA
- a CDS encoding RNA-guided endonuclease InsQ/TnpB family protein, whose amino-acid sequence MPTPHCAGTSATATLVSRVRNVAFRPESKPVEFRENAAHTYDDRCLSWRYDMRTVSIWTVHGRIRNVTFTGSERDLKTLVDHRQGESDLLSRDGKWFIIATCDVPEEPQCEPVDWIGVDRGINNLATTSDAANYSGRRLIRYRRWQAKKKAEIQAKNTRSAARLLKKRAKREARHAAHMNHTIARDVVAVAQRTERGIALEELGGIRERVTVRRDQRATQSSWPFAQLGDYIAYKARRVGVPVIEVDAHYTSQHCPLCGHTERANRPNRDDFSCRRCGLAGPADVVAGVNVRDRARSAWVFVNMPDHTG is encoded by the coding sequence ATGCCTACACCACACTGCGCGGGAACATCCGCAACGGCAACCTTGGTAAGCCGGGTTCGAAACGTCGCGTTCAGGCCTGAGTCCAAGCCGGTCGAGTTCCGCGAGAATGCTGCGCACACCTACGATGATCGGTGCTTGTCGTGGAGATACGATATGCGCACGGTGTCGATCTGGACCGTGCACGGGCGGATCAGGAACGTTACGTTCACCGGCTCGGAAAGGGACCTGAAAACCCTGGTGGATCACCGGCAGGGTGAGTCGGACCTGCTGTCGCGGGACGGCAAGTGGTTCATCATCGCCACCTGCGACGTTCCCGAAGAACCACAGTGTGAGCCGGTGGACTGGATCGGGGTGGACCGGGGCATCAACAACCTGGCCACCACCAGCGACGCCGCGAACTATTCCGGTCGCCGCCTGATTCGCTACCGGCGTTGGCAGGCTAAGAAGAAGGCAGAGATCCAGGCCAAAAACACCCGTTCGGCTGCTCGCCTGCTGAAAAAGCGCGCGAAGCGGGAAGCGCGGCACGCCGCGCACATGAACCATACGATCGCGAGGGATGTTGTGGCCGTCGCCCAACGCACCGAACGCGGAATCGCCCTCGAAGAACTCGGCGGTATCCGCGAGCGGGTCACGGTTCGACGCGACCAGCGGGCCACGCAATCCTCCTGGCCGTTCGCCCAGCTCGGGGACTACATCGCCTACAAAGCCCGGCGTGTAGGCGTTCCCGTGATCGAGGTGGACGCGCACTACACCTCGCAGCACTGCCCGCTGTGCGGTCACACCGAGCGGGCCAACAGGCCCAATCGGGACGATTTCTCTTGTCGTCGGTGTGGTCTCGCTGGACCCGCTGACGTCGTCGCTGGGGTCAACGTGCGCGACCGCGCACGCTCGGCGTGGGTATTTGTAAACATGCCCGATCACACCGGCTAG
- a CDS encoding Lrp/AsnC family transcriptional regulator codes for MAEATLDATDHEILALLREDARRTLSDIATRVTLSTAAVKRRIDRLQEIGVILGYTVQVDHAKLGSGVEAFIELRFLGTSGVDEIIQTTTRMPEAQAVFTIAGDPDALVWLRVRDMAHLQRTIDEIRRSHRVTSTKTLIALDSWQRGRR; via the coding sequence ATGGCCGAAGCGACGCTCGATGCGACAGATCACGAAATCCTGGCCCTGCTGCGCGAGGACGCGCGGCGGACGCTGTCGGACATCGCGACCCGGGTGACGCTGTCCACGGCGGCCGTGAAGCGGCGGATCGACCGGCTGCAGGAGATCGGGGTGATCCTCGGCTACACCGTGCAGGTGGATCACGCGAAGCTTGGTTCGGGCGTGGAAGCGTTCATCGAGCTGCGGTTCCTGGGCACCAGCGGAGTGGACGAGATCATCCAGACGACGACCCGAATGCCCGAGGCGCAGGCGGTGTTCACCATCGCGGGCGACCCCGACGCGCTGGTGTGGCTGCGCGTCCGCGACATGGCGCACCTGCAGCGCACCATTGACGAGATCCGCCGTAGCCACCGGGTCACCAGCACCAAGACCCTGATAGCGCTCGACTCCTGGCAACGCGGCCGCCGCTAG